The Drosophila nasuta strain 15112-1781.00 chromosome 2L, ASM2355853v1, whole genome shotgun sequence genome window below encodes:
- the LOC132783576 gene encoding uncharacterized protein LOC132783576: MALNVVDSALNKFNAATDRISHFVARLNKPSTNSPSLYTCQVRRDQMRALWDKVEKEYEACSCVMSDEMTTDELPTIQAKYDYCYLLYEQCSAQLSEQIADASQALTPRTPVQPQAVQFMSTRCRLPPCDTEVFGGDYTRWPTFRDLFTAIYIQNPRLSEVEKLFQLNSKTSGEAHAIVSKSPLTNEGFQSAWSSLTERFLQMGINDRVNYIKQQKLCLNCAHSCFTCKGRHHTLLHRVSPAPTVTTPIPSPIQSTSTQSANVQSFMAVNTQGVLLSTAVIHVCHLGVRYTARALIDSGSEATFLSEKLFKRLRMPPDLQIEASAYVLPQLAGNLPSCTVPQTLLDNLPSIQLADPKFFESSQIDVLLGADILPSILLVGSHPNICGTLLGQETIFGWILTGPVSGSISKSISSFSARLSVERTPPLEEILSKFWEVEDLPASPAKESDLFCEANFNATTVRTSTGRYRVTLPFRDPGHVDLGHSRATALAQFLRNESRLKRNDSLKEQYDSVIQEYLDLGHMTQVPPSSSGNYYLPHHAVLKPDSTTTKLRIVFNASSPTSNGKSLNDILHTGPILQSDLTIQILKWRFFQFVFNADITKMYRQILVDPKHTRFQRLLFRTRDEKLCDFELNTVTFGVNCAPYLAIRVLHQLASDVRGRYPLASDIIANYMYVDDVLAGAHTKQAAVSAIDELRTALESAGFPLRWLAPVVIWAKIFMQEIWKQEIGWYNSLPADLTEQWTSFLQNYSSLQDIRIPRWTKYTTGARIQFHGFYDASQSAYGAALYARVETAGQVSVSLLAAKTRVAPIKTVSLPRLELCGALLLAELSAALLPHFPAHIFWHGWISSHATDLASRGVSPQELLASHLWWKGPEWLMHSPAQWPSSVIGLDTELKCRAVKVHAAQVLCEDFLDRFSRFDRALRVFAYVRRFAQRFRHPKVSFPETLSSQELAEAQERLIVQAQNRVYTKECASLRSHNRLIGSSDILSLNPFLDKQGVLRSCGRVRASTSLSYDERHPIILPFGCVFSRLLVSFTHQVSLYGGNQLVMRLVRTKFWIPKLRNLVKTVIGACKTCVIHRRKLQSQLMGNLPTARTKAIHLEATTDLTAEKFLEAFSRFVARRGCPLHMYSDNGKTFVGASSILSKDFVESTRTLILTTHSHQSLAWHFNPPGAPHMGGLWEAGVKSFKAHFYKTVSSVKHTFEELSTLLSKIEACLNSRPLSPMSEDVSDLAALTPGHFLVGGPPLSMAEPESREDVESIRNRWQRLKALHQHFCNGDMVVIREENIPPQEWRLGRVLTACPGADERVRVVDIQTCRGVFRRPVAKLVLLATGPTL; encoded by the exons ATGGCACTCAATGTAGTAGATTCGGCGTTGAATAAGTTTAACGCCGCGACTGATCGTATCAGTCACTTTGTGGCGCGACTTAACAAGCCTTCTACTAACAGCCCGTCCCTGTACACGTGCCAGGTCCGGAGGGACCAGATGCGTGCCTTGTGGGACAAGGTCGAGAAGGAGTACGAGGCTTGCTCCTGCGTCATGTCGGATGAAATGACGACAGACGAGTTGCCTACTATTCAGGCAAAATATGATTACTGCTATCTTCTCTATGAGCAGTGTTCTGCTCAGTTAAGTGAGCAAATAGCTGATGCCTCCCAGGCACTCACTCCCCGTACACCCGTACAACCGCAAGCCGTGCAGTTCATGTCCACAAGGTGTCGCTTACCTCCGtgcgacaccgaagttttcggaggcgattacactcgctggcccaccTTCCGAGACTTATTCACGGCTATTTACATCCAAAACCCAAGACTGTCggaagttgagaaacttttccaACTCAACTCCAAGACCAGCGGTGAAGCCCACGCCATTGTGTCAAAGTCTCCTTTGACCAATGAAGGGTTTCAGTCGGCGTGGTCCAGCTTGACTGAGCGTTTCCTCCAGATGGGTATCAATGATAGGGTCAATTATATAAAGCAACAGAAGCTGTGTCTAAATTGTGCGCACAGCTGCTTTACTtgcaagggtcgtcatcatacactCTTGCATCGAGTGAGCCCGGCGCCGACAGTCACAACCCCCATTCCATCTCCAATACAGTCCACTTCCACCCAGTCAGCTAACGTCCAATCTTTCAtggcagttaacacacaaggtgttctgctCAGTACAGCTGTCATTCACGTATGCCATCTCGGCGTCCGCTATACAGCTCGGGCTCTGATCGATTCCGGATCAGAAGCCACCTTCCTCTCAGAAAAGttgttcaagcgcttgaggatgcc ACCCGATTTGCAGATCGAGGCGTCGGCGTACGTCCTCCCCCAGTTAGCGGGGAATCTGCCCTCATGTACAGTCCCACAAACACTCCTCGACAATCTGCCCAGCATCCAGCTGGCAGATCCCAAATTCTTTGAGAGTTCGCAGATTGATGTGCTACTAGGCGCTGATATCCTCCCGTCCATTCTGCTCGTCGGCTCTCACCCTAACATTTGTGGGACCCTCCTCGgtcaagagaccattttcggttggatcctgacTGGCCCTGTGTCGGGATCCATTTCAAAGTCCATTTCGTCcttttcggctcgactgtccgtcgagcGAACTCCGCCATTGGAGGAAATCCTCTCCAAATTTTGGGAGGTGGAGGACCTGCCGGCTAGCCCAGCGAAAGAATCTGACCTTTTCTGTGAGGCTAACTTCAACGCCACGACCGTGCGAACCTCAACGGGTCGCTACAGGGTCACGCTCCCATTCCGCGATCCTGGTCACGTTGACCTGGGTCACTCGAGGGCTACCGCTCTCGCTCAGTTCCTGAGAAACGAGAGCCGTTTAAAGAGGAACGACTCTCTGAAGGAACAATATGACTCCGTTATTCAAGAGTATCTGGATTTGGGTCACATGACTCAAGTCCCCCCATCCAGTTCCGGCAACTACTATTTGCCGCATCACGCTGTCCTCAAGCCCGACAGCACCACCACAAAGCTTCGCATTGTATTCAACGCCTCCAGCCCGACTTCAAACGGGAAGAGTCTGAACGACATCCTCCACACTGGGCCAATCCTTCAATCCGATCTAACCATTCAAATCCTGAAATGGAGGTTTTTCCAATTCGTCTTCAACGCTGACATCACCAAGATGTATCGGCAAATCCTTGTGGATCCCAAACACACCCGGTTTCAAAGGTTGCTCTTCCGTACTCGAGACGAGAAGTTATGCGACTTTGAACTCAACACAGTCACCTTTGGAGTGAACTGTGCTCCGTACCTGGCTATTCGCGTTCTGCATCAACTTGCGAGTGATGTTCGCGGCCGGTACCCCCTAGCTAGTGACATCATCGCCAATTATATGTACGTTGATGACGTTCTAGCAGGAGCTCACACTAAGCAGGCGGCGGTGTCTGCTATAGATGAGCTTCGAACAGCGCTCGAGAGTGCTGGGTTCCCTTTGC GTTGGCTTGCTCCCGTGGTCATTTGGGCCAAGATTTTCATGCAGGAAATCTGGAAGCAAGAAATCGGCTGGTACAACTCCTTACCGGCGGATCTCACAGAGCAGTGGACCAGTTTTCTGCAAAACTATTCGTCCTTGCAGGACATCCGCATTCCTAGATGGACCAAGTACACTACCGGCGCAAGAATCCAATTCCACGGTTTTTACGACGCCTCTCAGAGCGCGTATGGAGCCGCTCTTTATGCACGTGTGGAAACAGCTGGACAAGTGTCCGTGAGCCTCCTAGCAGCGAAGACTAGAGTTGCACCTATCAAGACGGTCTCTCTACCTCGTCTTGAGCTGTGCGGAGCTCTCCTGTTGGCAGAATTATCCGCCGCCCTCCTACCACATTTTCCCGCCCACATTTTCTGGCATGGCTGGATAAGCAGCCATGCAA CCGATCTGGCGAGCCGCGGTGTCTCGCCGCAAGAGCTATTGGCCAGTCACCTTTGGTGGAAGGGGCCTGAATGGCTGATGCACTCACCAGCGCAGTGGCCTTCATCAGTCATTGGACTCGATACTGAATTGAAGTGTCGAGCGGTGAAGGTCCATGCAGCGCAAGTCCTGTGTGAGGACTTCCTCGACCGTTTCTCCAGGTTCGATCGAGCGCTCCGAGTGTTTGCGTATGTGCGAAGGTTTGCCCAGCGTTTCCGCCATCCCAAGGTCTCGTTTCCAGAGACGCTCAGCTCTCAAGAGCTTGCAGAAGCTCAAGAGAGGCTGATTGTACAGGCTCAGAATCGGGTATATACGAAAGAGTGTGCTTCCCTCCGATCCCATAACCGCTTAATCGGGTCAAGCGATATCCTAAGCTTGAATCCGTTCCTTGACAAGCAAGGTGTCCTGCGTTCCTGTGGACGCGTAAGGGCGTCCACCTCCTTATCCTACGACGAACGGCATCCAATAATACTCCCGTTCGGCTGCGTGTTTTCACGCCTCCTGGTTTCCTTCACGCATCAAGTCTCCCTCTATGGAGGCAACCAATTGGTGATGCGGCTGGTCCGAACCAAGTTCTGGATTCCCAAGCTAAGGAACTTGGTGAAGACAGTAATTGGCGCATGCAAGACCTGCGTGATACATCGCCGCAAACTCCAGTCGCAGCTGATGGGCAATCTCCCAACCGCTCG CACGAAGGCAATCCATCTTGAAGCGACCACGGATCTGACAGCGGAAAAGTTCTTGGAAGCTTTTTCCCGATTCGTGGCACGGCGCGGGTGCCCTCTTCACATGTACTCTGACAACGGGAAAACGTTCGTCGGAGCCTCCTCCATTCTCTCCAAAGATTTTGTGGAGAGCACCCGCACCCTGATTCTCACCACTCACAGCCATCAAAGTCTTGCATGGCATTTCAACCCACCGGGAGCCCCTCACATGGGGGGTCTCTGGGAAGCAGGCGTCAAGAGTTTCAAGGCGCATTTCTATAAAACGGTTTCCTCCGTTAAACATACGTTCGAGGAACTTTCCACCCTTCTGTCCAAAATCGAAGCGTGCCTCAATTCGCGGCCTCTGTCTCCTATGTCAGAGGATGTGAGCGACTTGGCGGCACTTACTCCCGGTCATTTCCTGGTCGGGGGTCCACCACTTTCCATGGCGGAGCCAGAGTCCAGAGAGGATGTGGAGTCCATCCGCAATCGCTGGCAACGGCTCAAGGCTCTCCATCAGCACTTCTGT AACGGTGACATGGTGGTCATCAGAGAGGAGAATATACCACCACAAGAATGGCGCCTTGGGCGTGTGCTAACCGCTTGCCCAGGCGCTGATGAAAGGGTCCGTGTGGTAGACATCCAGACGTGTCGTGGTGTTTTCCGCCGACCAGTTGCAAAGCTGGTCCTCCTTGCAACGGGACCCACGCTCTGA